From one Syngnathoides biaculeatus isolate LvHL_M chromosome 12, ASM1980259v1, whole genome shotgun sequence genomic stretch:
- the LOC133509380 gene encoding tripartite motif-containing protein 16-like — MSHPSTLDLDRYSAEDRTRRSTGRNQNRMQAKHSEVLCDFCTTRKQKAEKSCLVCLASYCETHLQSHYDYPALMKHKLVKATGQMREKICAQHDKLLEAFCRTDQTSVCVLCMMDEHKHHDIVPAGTERTEKQKQLGTTLHKSQHRIDERVKKWQDLRQAVEAVKHSAESVLEENERIFTELLLSVERKYNEVKEMVRLHEKSTVNRGEILLDRLEEEITLLRKRHTDLEKLSHTDDHIHFLQSWQSLSGPSGYEDLNNVSVAPNYSFDATKRAIAALKLQVEEVSKRETAKISAAVKEVYVTQESEKKTRRESSFLTEPRLIEELKTREDFLRYSFQPILDVNTVHRNLHLSEGNRTATMKSEPKNYPDHPERFDHWQQVLCKEGLAGSRYYWEVSWKGSEIDVAVTYRSIFRKGNNNLCSLGWNDKSWSLYLSESKFSFVHNNKSLDLPVSRSSRIGVYLDHAAGVLGFYSVSDAMQLLHQVHATFTEPLYPAFSVWGYGSTIRL; from the exons ATGTCGCACCCCAGCACTCTGGATTTAGACCGATACAGCGCCGAGGATAGGACCCGTCGCTCCACCGGCCGCAACCAGAACAGGATGCAGGCCAAACACAGCGAGGTCCTGTGCGACTTCTGCACCACCAGGAAGCAGAAGGCCGAGAAGTCCTGCTTGGTGTGCCTGGCGTCTTACTGCGAAACCCACCTCCAATCTCACTACGACTACCCGGCGTTGATGAAGCACAAGCTGGTCAAAGCGACGGGCCAGATGAGGGAGAAGATCTGCGCTCAGCACGACAAGCTGCTGGAGGCCTTCTGTCGCACCGACCAGACGTCCGTGTGCGTCCTGTGCATGATGGACGAGCACAAGCACCACGACATCGTTCCGGCTGGAACCGAGAGGACCGAGAAACAG aaACAACTCGGCACCACACTGCATAAATCCCAGCACAGGATTGACGAGAGGGTCAAAAAGTGGCAGGATCTCCGACAAGCCGTGGAAGCTGTGAAG CACTCAGCTGAGTCGGTCCTGGAGGAAAACGAGCGAATCTTCACGGAGCTCCTGCTCTCCGTAGAGAGGAAGTACAACGAAGTCAAGGAGATGGTCCGCCTGCACGAGAAGAGCACGGTGAACCGCGGGGAGATTCTCCTGGACCGCTTGGAGGAAGAGATCACCCTGCTCAGGAAGAGACACACCGACCTGGAGAAGCTGTCCCACACTGATgaccacatccattttctgcag AGCTGGCAATCTCTGTCCGGCCCTTCGGGTTACGAGGACCTGAACAACGTCAGCGTTGCGCCCAATTACTCCTTCGACGCCACCAAGAGAGCCATCGCCGCCCTGAAATTGCAAGTGGAGGAAGTCAGCAAGAGGGAGACGGCGAAAATCTCCGCAGCAG TGAAAGAAGTCTACGTCACGCAAGAAAGCGAGAAAAAAACAAGGAGAGAGTCATCGTTTCTCACCGAGCCAAGGTTGATTGAAGAACTAAAGACGAGAGAGGATTTTTTGAGAT ATTCTTTCCAGCCGATTCTGGACGTCAACACCGTGCACCGCAACCTTCACCTCTCTGAAGGGAACCGGACCGCCACAATGAAGAGCGAGCCCAAGAATTACCCTGATCACCCGGAACGGTTTGACCACTGGCAGCAG GTGCTATGCAAAGAAGGCCTGGCTGGGAGTCGCTACTACTGGGAGGTGAGCTGGAAGGGATCAGAAATTGACGTGGCGGTCACCTACAGGAGCATTTTCCGGAAAGGAAACAACAACTTGTGCAGCCTGGGCTGGAACGACAAATCCTGGAGCCTCTACTTGTCCGAGTCCAAATTCTCCTTCGTGCACAACAACAAGAGCTTGGACCTACCCGTGTCGAGGTCATCTCGCATCGGGGTCTACTTGGATCACGCGGCGGGGGTGCTGGGGTTTTATAGCGTGTCCGACGCCATGCAGCTTCTGCACCAGGTCCACGCTACTTTTACTGAACCTTTGTACCCGGCCTTCAGTGTGTGGGGCTACGGTAGCACCATTAGACT
- the si:ch211-198a12.6 gene encoding zinc finger protein 883: MAESETECDTPGLDTLGSECVIAHSHVDLHYGAETEIMTEEKRGLELEIHGTELKIQGLGTDLGAVTCVDAIVETDHDYIKVEHDDMHCFAGAEIKTSSGEALLGEVLLKANEHEIKVESDHGGELTVESENGVIIHEAHGLQCNECGEIFGSISDLHQHFEIHKDLNPYICVHCGESFAVEASLKQHMKIHMKEKPYVPPGVEIMGKDVIDAFSLKSHQMIHLPDKPHRCTECGKSFAAAITLREHMKMHSEDKPYKCTQCRKSFVRRRHLKKHQEVHAREKPYTCGQCGKGFATTSNLKQHQKTHAAHAAVVLSEKPHRCAQCGKCFAAAATLREHQRVHSGEKPYKCNMCRKSFVRKRHLKKHQQVHAGGKPYTCRHCNKGFNHSSSLSRHHKTHLQGPVFSAPQPGKPMAFGSPPKQRVHLQGEKPYMCHHCDKGFNHSSSLSRHQRVHSEGKGYTCGHCGKVFNHSSSLARHQRVHLEIKQEAAPQSPPLPLPLPSAEQYGAIPSPKVFPNNAFPKQHLLSEKPYRCTQCGKGFNHSSSLSRHHRIHLE; encoded by the coding sequence ATGGCGGAGTCGGAGACTGAATGTGACACGCCCGGCCTCGACACGCTTGGGTCGGAGTGCGTCATAGCCCACAGCCATGTCGACCTGCACTATGGAGCCGAGACCGAAATCATGACCGAGGAGAAGCGCGGTCTGGAGTTGGAGATCCACGGCACCGAACTCAAGATCCAAGGGCTGGGGACGGACCTCGGCGCCGTGACGTGCGTGGACGCCATCGTGGAGACGGACCACGATTACATCAAGGTGGAGCACGACGACATGCACTGCTTCGCCGGCGCCGAGATCAAGACGTCGTCGGGCGAGGCGCTCCTCGGGGAGGTGCTGCTCAAGGCCAACGAGCACGAGATCAAAGTGGAGTCTGACCACGGCGGCGAGCTGACGGTGGAGTCCGAGAACGGCGTCATCATCCACGAGGCGCACGGCCTGCAGTGCAACGAGTGCGGCGAGATCTTCGGCAGCATCTCCGACCTGCACCAGCACTTTGAGATCCACAAGGACCTCAACCCGTACATCTGCGTCCACTGCGGCGAGAGCTTTGCGGTGGAGGCCAGTCTCAAGCAGCACATGAAGATCCACATGAAAGAGAAGCCCTACGTGCCCCCGGGCGTGGAGATCATGGGCAAGGACGTGATCGACGCCTTCAGCCTCAAGTCCCACCAGATGATCCACCTGCCCGACAAGCCGCACCGCTGCACCGAGTGCGGCAAGAGCTTCGCCGCCGCCATCACCCTGCGCGAACACATGAAGATGCATTCGGAAGACAAGCCCTACAAGTGCACCCAGTGCCGGAAGAGCTTCGTCCGCAGGAGGCACCTGAAGAAGCACCAGGAGGTCCACGCCCGCGAGAAGCCGTACACGTGCGGCCAGTGCGGCAAAGGCTTCGCCACCACCTCCAACCTGAAGCAGCACCAGAAGACCCACGCGGCCCACGCCGCCGTGGTGCTCAGCGAAAAGCCCCACCGCTGCGCGCAGTGCGGCAAGTgcttcgccgccgccgccaccctgCGGGAGCACCAGCGGGTCCACTCGGGCGAGAAGCCGTACAAGTGCAACATGTGCCGGAAGAGCTTCGTGCGCAAGCGCCACCTGAAGAAGCACCAGCAGGTCCACGCCGGGGGCAAGCCCTACACGTGCAGGCACTGCAACAAGGGCTTCAACCACTCCTCGTCCCTGTCGCGCCACCACAAGACCCACTTGCAGGGGCCCGTGTTCTCGGCGCCCCAGCCCGGGAAGCCCATGGCCTTCGGGAGCCCCCCCAAGCAGAGGGTCCACCTGCAGGGGGAGAAGCCCTACATGTGCCACCACTGCGACAAGGGCTTCAACCATTCCTCGTCCCTGTCGCGGCACCAGAGGGTCCACTCCGAGGGGAAGGGCTACACCTGCGGCCACTGCGGGAAGGTCTTCAACCACTCGTCGTCGCTGGCGCGGCACCAGAGGGTCCACCTGGAgatcaagcaggaggcggccCCGCAGTCGCCGCCGCTGCCCCTGCCGCTCCCGTCGGCCGAGCAGTACGGCGCCATCCCCTCCCCCAAGGTCTTCCCCAACAACGCCTTCCCCAAGCAGCACCTCCTCTCCGAGAAGCCCTACCGCTGCACCCAGTGCGGGAAAGGCTTCAACCATTCCTCCTCCCTCTCGAGACACCACCGGATCCACTTGGAGTGA